The sequence CGCTAAACATACCAAAGATAATCCCGATGACAATGGCAATTGCAAATGAGATAAGAGCTAGAGCAAGAGTGATTCCAAGTCCACTAAGGAGTTGTTTGTAGTTGTTTTGAAGCAAGCCCCAGATAGTAGTTTCGTCAACTGTACTTGTAGAGTCAGTTGAAGTTTCGCTAGCTAGATACTTGTCAAGAATCTTTTGGAATTCACCGTTAGCTTTGAGGTTCGCAAGTCCATTATTGAACATCTGGATCAATTCTGGATTTGTTCCTTTTTTAACCGCAAAGGCTGTTTCACCGATTGGAGTTCCAGCGATTGGCGTTTTCAATTTTTGCCCTTGGCTGATAGAATATTTGAGAACTGGCTCATCATCCATCACGGCATCAATAGATCCAGTATTCAGACTGTCATACATAGAAGCGCCATCTGCGAAAGTTTTAATCTTATAGCCGTATTTGCTTTGATTTTCAGTAAGGAACGTTTGAGAAGCAGTTCCGTTTTTAACACCGACAGTTTTATCCTTGAGGTCTTCATAAGAAGCAATTGTGCTTGATTCTTTCACACCGAGAATCGTATTTGCTGTGTAGTATGATTCTGAGAAGTCGAAGGTTTCCTTACGAGCATCTGTTACAGACATACCAGCAATGATACCATCTGCTTGTCCAGCTTGAACAGCACTAATGGCTGCATCAAATCCTGGATTGGTAATCTCAATTTCAAAACCTTGATCTTTGGCAATGGCCTTGATAAGATCCATATCAATACCGGTGTATTGATTGCTTGAATTTTGAAAGACGAATGGGGCGAAAGATGAGTCGCTGGCAATAATATACTTGCTTTTCACAGGAGTAGCTTTTTGTCCAGCAGCAGTAGTTATTGTTGGGCTTGCCGTAGTTTTAGAAGCCGTCCACTTTTGGATGATTTGCTCCAAGCTACCATCCTTCTTCATTTGTGCTAGGGCTTCGTTAAACTCGGTAACCAAGTGTTCATACTTGCTCCCTTTCTTGACACCAAAAGCAAAGCTTCCAACAGCCTCGCCATCCATATTGATGCTGAGATCTTGTCCTTGGTTAATCGCATACTCAATAACAGGTTTATCATCCATGATGGCGTTCACAGCACCAGCACTTAGACTGTTATTCATCAAATCACCTGTATCAAAGGTTTTGATAGAGAAACCGTATTTATCTTTGATACTTTCGAGGAAACGTTGAGTGGCAGTTCCGTTCTTAACTCCAACTGTTTTCCCGCTAAGTTCCTCATATTTGGTGATTTTATTTGCCTTTGTGGTAGCAATGACAACTTTTGTATCATAATAGGTATCAGACATGGTAAAGACATTTTCGCGTTCTTTTGTTTTTGTCATACCTGCCATAATAGCATCTGCTTGACCTGACTGCACTGCATTTACAGCTGCGTCAAAGCCGGGATAAGACATTTGGATGTTCCATCCTTTGATTTCTGCGACTTTATTGATAATATCAACATCAATCCCTTTATAGGTTTGATCTGAATCTTTAAACTCAAAAGGTGCGTAAGCTGTATCAGACACAATCTTAACAGTATCAGCTTTTGCCATACCTAGTGAGAAAATGGGAAATAAAATGAGCAAACATGCTAGTATTTTTTTCTTCATTTTTAGTCTCCTTTTCCGAATATTTTCCCATTATATCAGAAAATGAATGAAAAGGCAAATTTTATGGATTTTATGTAAGGAAATGTAACATGAAATACTCACTCTTATCAACCTAGAGTAGAGTCTGAAAAGTAAATTTATGGTAAAATAGAAGGATAGAAAAATGCAGATGAGGCAATCATGATTAATAGAATTACAGATAATAAATTTAAACTAGTATCAAAATACCAACCTTCAGGAGATCAACCCCAAGCGATTGAGCAGTTGGTTGACAATATCGAAGGTGGAGAGAAGGCCCAAATTTTGATGGGGGCGACGGGTACAGGGAAGACCTATACCATGAGTCAGGTCATTTCCAAAGTTAATAAACCAACTTTGGTCATTGCCCATAACAAAACGCTAGCTGGGCAGCTCTATGGAGAGTTCAAGGAATTTTTCCCTGAAAATGCAGTCGAGTACTTCGTATCCTACTATGATTATTATCAACCAGAGGCCTATGTCCCTTCGAGCGATACCTATATTGAGAAGGATAGCTCGGTCAATGATGAGATTGACAAGCTTCGACACTCAGCGACTTCAGCTCTTCTGGAGCGTAACGATGTCATCGTCGTAGCTTCTGTCTCTTGTATCTATGGTTTGGGTTCGCCCAAGGAATATTCTGATAGTGTTGTTAGTCTTCGTCCAG comes from Streptococcus oralis and encodes:
- a CDS encoding ABC transporter substrate-binding protein/permease, whose protein sequence is MKKKILACLLILFPIFSLGMAKADTVKIVSDTAYAPFEFKDSDQTYKGIDVDIINKVAEIKGWNIQMSYPGFDAAVNAVQSGQADAIMAGMTKTKERENVFTMSDTYYDTKVVIATTKANKITKYEELSGKTVGVKNGTATQRFLESIKDKYGFSIKTFDTGDLMNNSLSAGAVNAIMDDKPVIEYAINQGQDLSINMDGEAVGSFAFGVKKGSKYEHLVTEFNEALAQMKKDGSLEQIIQKWTASKTTASPTITTAAGQKATPVKSKYIIASDSSFAPFVFQNSSNQYTGIDMDLIKAIAKDQGFEIEITNPGFDAAISAVQAGQADGIIAGMSVTDARKETFDFSESYYTANTILGVKESSTIASYEDLKDKTVGVKNGTASQTFLTENQSKYGYKIKTFADGASMYDSLNTGSIDAVMDDEPVLKYSISQGQKLKTPIAGTPIGETAFAVKKGTNPELIQMFNNGLANLKANGEFQKILDKYLASETSTDSTSTVDETTIWGLLQNNYKQLLSGLGITLALALISFAIAIVIGIIFGMFSVSPYKSLRLISEIFVDVIRGIPLMILAAFIFWGIPNFIESITGQQSPINDFVAGTIALSLNAAAYIAEIVRGGIQAVPVGQMEASRSLGISYGKTMRKIILPQATKLMLPNFVNQFVIALKDTTIVSAIGLVELFQTGKIIIARNYQSFKMYAILAIFYLVIITLLTRLAKRLEKRIR